In the genome of Streptomyces fagopyri, the window TGGGGCCTCGGGGCCCGGCACTCGCGTCGTACGGGTCCGGGGGTCCTCGTCGCCGGGCAGCTCGAACGCTCCGTCGAGGAGGTCCCGTACGTCCCGTACGTCCCGGGCCGGCGCTTCCGGGTCGAGTCCGCGTGACGTCCGCCGGGCCGGAGAAGCGGTCGGCGGTGTGCGGTCGGCGAACCGGCGCCGGGGCTCCTCGGCCTCCTCGCCCCCGGCGTCCGTCCGCGCCTGCCGTGCTTCGCTGCGTGCGGCGCGCAGGGCTTCGCGGGCGACATCGCCCGGACGTGCGGCGCCCGCGGCCGGGGCGACCTGGCCGTCCGCTTCCGTCGCGTCCGTGGCGGTGGACCGACGTACCGCCGAACGGTCCTCCGACGCGGCGGGCGCCGGGGCCGTCCCGGGAGCGCCTTCGGCAGTCGGCACTTCTCCGACTCCGGCTCCGGCTCCGGCACCGGCACCAGCACCAGCACCAGCACCAGGGATGCTCCCTCTCGCGGCGGCGCGGCGCAGCGCCTGGCGGGCCGCGTCGCCCGGTCGGCCGCCCGGGGTGACCGGGGTCGCCTCGGCCGGTGGGCCCGGCTCGTCCTCGGCCGCAGCTCCGCGCTCCCGCGCGGCCCGCAGGGCACGGCGGGCCGCGTCCGCGGGACGCGCGCCCTCCTCGGTCGAGGGGCGTGCGGATCCTTCGGCGCGGGGCTCTTCCGGCTCGTCGGTTCCAGCGGTCTCCGCCGATCCCGCAGGTCCGGGCATCCTCGCCGCCTCCACAGGCCCCGCAGGCCCGGTCGACCTCGCCGCCTCCGCAGGTCCCGTCGGTCCGCCGGGCCCCGCAGCCCCCGCCGGGCCGCATGGACCCGGGGTCTCTGTCGGTCCGCCGGCTCCCTCCGGTCCGGCAAGTCCGAGTGGCCCGTCAGACCCCTCCGGATCCGCCGGCGTGGCCGGTTCCTCCACCGGACCCGGCTCGCCCTCCGGACCCGTTCCGACCGGGCCTTCGGGTCGCCGGAGACCGTCGTCCGGGCCGGCCGGCTCCGGGTGTCCCCCGTCCGTGGAAGCGCTCACTCGGTCCTCCGCAGTGAGACGAGGTCCGACAGCTCGCGGTCGGTCAGCTCGGTCAGGGAGGCCTCTCCGGAGCCGAGGATCGCGTCGGCCAGCGCCCGCTTCGCTTCGAGCATCTCGGCGATGCGGTCCTCCACCGTGCCCTCGGTGATGAGGCGGTGGACCTGGACGGGCTGGGTCTGGCCGATGCGGTAAGCGCGGTCGGTCGCCTGCTCCTCGACCGCCGGGTTCCACCAGCGGTCGAAATGGACGACATGACCGGCCCGGGTGAGGTTCAGACCGGTGCCGGCGGCCTTGAGGGAGAGCACCAGGATCGGGGTGGCGCCGCTCTGGAAGCGGTCCACCATGTGTTCGCGTTCGGCGACGGGGGTGCCGCCGTGCAGGAGCTCCACCGGGACGGCGCGTGCGGCGAGGTGCGTGGTGATCAGGCGGGCCATCCCCACGTACTGCGTGAAGACGAGTGCCGAGCCGTCCTCCGCGAGCAGGGTGTCCAGGAGTTCGTCGAGCAGGGCCAGCTTCCCGGAGCGGGCGGCGGACCCCTGGGCGGCGGTCCGCGCGTCCTCCTTCAGGAACAGCGCCGGATGGTTGCACACCTGCTTGAGGGAGGTCAGCAGCTTGAGGACCAGGCCACGCCGGGCGATGCCCCCGGCGGTCTCGATCGCGAGCATCGACTCACGGACCACCGCCTCGTAGAGGGAGGCCTGTTCGCGGGTGAGCGGTACCGGATGGTCCGTCTCCGTCTTGGGCGGCAGCTCGGGGACGATCCCGGGATCGGACTTCTTGCGCCGGAGCAGGAAGGGGCGGATCAGCCGGGCCAGACGGGCCACGGCCTCCTCGTCCTCGCCGTTCTCCACCGCGCGGGCGTGCCGGGCTCGGAAGGACTTCAGGGGGCCGAGCAGGCCGGGGGTCGTCCAGTCCAGGAGGGCCCACAGTTCGGAGAGGTTGTTCTCCACGGGGGTGCCGGTCAGGGCGACGCGCGCGGGGGACGGGATGGTCCGCAGTGCCTTCGCCGTCGCCGAGTAGGGGTTCTTGACGTGCTGCGCCTCGTCCGCGACGACCATGCCCCAGGCCTGCTGGGCAAGCCGGGGCGCGGTCGAGCGCATCGTGCCGTAGGTGGTGAGGACGAAGCCTCCGTCGAGGTCGTCGAGGGTGCGGTCGGGCCCGTGGAAGCGGCGGACGGGGACGCCGGGGGCGAAGCGGGTGATCTCCCGCTGCCAGTTGCCCAGCAGCGACGCCGGGCAGACGACCAGCGTCGGTTCGGCGTGGGCCCGGCGCAGGTGCAGGGCGATGACGGTGATGGTCTTGCCCAGACCCATGTCGTCGGCGAGGCAGCCGCCGAGGCCGAGCGAGGTCATGAGGTCCAGCCAGGCCAGTCCCCTGAGCTGGTAGTCGCGCAGCCGGGCCTGGAGACCCGGTGGCGGCTCCACGGCGGTGACCCCGGCCGTCAGGCGGTCGCGCAGCACGGCGAGCGTGCCGACCGGCACGGCCTCGACCGTCTCGCCGTCGACCTCCGCGGTGCCGGTGAGTGCCACGGAGAGCGCGTCGACCGGGTCCAGCAGGCCCAGCTCACGCTTGCGGGCCTTGCGGACGAGGGCCGGGTCGACCAGCACCCACTGGTC includes:
- a CDS encoding DEAD/DEAH box helicase, which translates into the protein MGEGAPRTDTAVPVRLAAVFLPAPLPRDGRVAFWDPDGGPLPAPDGSPPAPAGSGTPASPGGAASAPSPDPTRLTVVRPHGSGIRRSTVPALTLPIADALPLLAGARRDRAAHPATACWGAAALHALRLIARGRLLPGLTPEGLDAWRAGPLDPDDIAHLRAVAASLPYEGHAVPLPGKGPLRLPEPEALMRSFLDAVADTLPRTPAAPHISGKPFAAREPQRLPAAHDWAAEVAAGMDAGVRISLRLDLSAYQLFDDGEGARRAGAAVVQVHSLADPTLVVDAAALWAGEADTAFGPRARVDAALAVRRAARVWPPLDRLGEQDVPDVLALFEDELSDLLGVAATRLGAAGVAVHWPRDLAHDLSAAAVVRSAPGSATDGTGFFESEELLQFRWQLALGGDPLTEAEMDTLAEAHRPVVRLRDQWVLVDPALVRKARKRELGLLDPVDALSVALTGTAEVDGETVEAVPVGTLAVLRDRLTAGVTAVEPPPGLQARLRDYQLRGLAWLDLMTSLGLGGCLADDMGLGKTITVIALHLRRAHAEPTLVVCPASLLGNWQREITRFAPGVPVRRFHGPDRTLDDLDGGFVLTTYGTMRSTAPRLAQQAWGMVVADEAQHVKNPYSATAKALRTIPSPARVALTGTPVENNLSELWALLDWTTPGLLGPLKSFRARHARAVENGEDEEAVARLARLIRPFLLRRKKSDPGIVPELPPKTETDHPVPLTREQASLYEAVVRESMLAIETAGGIARRGLVLKLLTSLKQVCNHPALFLKEDARTAAQGSAARSGKLALLDELLDTLLAEDGSALVFTQYVGMARLITTHLAARAVPVELLHGGTPVAEREHMVDRFQSGATPILVLSLKAAGTGLNLTRAGHVVHFDRWWNPAVEEQATDRAYRIGQTQPVQVHRLITEGTVEDRIAEMLEAKRALADAILGSGEASLTELTDRELSDLVSLRRTE